In the Granulosicoccus antarcticus IMCC3135 genome, CCGCATCCAGCGCTCCAGCGCAATGGGCAAGGTTTGAACTGGCAGACCGGCAAATATTGCCAGTGCACAGGCAATCAGGCTGCCCAGCATCCAGGGAATCGGAAAATGCAGAAGCAGTGCCAGCACCCCACCGCCAACACCCAGCGACAAAGTCAGCCCCCAGCAGCCCATCTGTCTGAATGACATCACGTAAATTGTACCTGCAGGAACTCTGTCATGAAAATACCCGACGCGTAACCGCTCACTGATCTACACGTTCGGTCTAACCCGAGCAATCGGAAAACCTTACTTTCTGCCCCACCACCTTGACATTCAGTCCTATCATGGAGCCGGTACATATTGTAATCTATGCCGTCACTGGCTGTTAAGCGAATCGAGAGTCGCTACGCCAGAAATTCATCTAATATCAATTGGAAATGCGTATGAAACTCGGCATTTTGTCTTGTGGTCCGAACTCCTACAGCACCCGACGACTCGTGGAAGCGGCACAGCAGCGCAACCACACCGTCAGAGTGCTCAACACCCTGAAATTCGCTATCGACCTGCAACAAGGCGTTCCGGACCTGTATTACCGGCAAAAAGCCCTGAGCAGCTACGATGCGATACTTCCCCGAATTGGAGCTTCCATCACCTACTACGGAACTGCCGTGGTGCGCCAATGCCAGGAAATGGATATTTTCTGCGCCAACACCGCCGCTGGTATAACCAACTCGCGTGACAAATTACGCAGTCTGCAGATACTAAGTCGTCATCACGTCGGCATTCCCAGAACAACGTTTGTTCGAGACAAGAAGGATGTTCTGCCAGCCATCGAACGCGTCGGCGGCGCCCCGGTCGTCATCAAGCTCATTGAAGGTACCCAGGGCATCGGTGTCCTTCTGGCAGAATCCACCAAAGCGGCCGAAGGTATCATCGAGTTGCTGCAAAGCCAGAAACAGAATGTTCTGATCCAGAAATTTGTCGCTGAGAGCAAAGGCAAGGATATACGAGCCTTCGTAGTCGGCGATCGCGTCGTCGCCGCCATGCGCCGGGTTGCCCAGGGCCAGGAATTTCGCAGCAATGTACACCGTGGTGGCGTCGCCGAAGCCGTCGAACTGTCTGAAGAATATACAGAGACAGCGGTACGTGCGGCACAGATACTGGGTCTGCGTGTCGCCGGTGTTGATATGCTCGAAGGCAAAAATGGTCCGCAAATCATGGAAGTCAATTCATCCCCGGGGCTGGAGGGCATAGAGACCTGCACAGGTCTGGATGTTGCCGGCAGTGTCATTGACTACATTGCAGCCCAGGTCGATTTTCCGGAAATCGATATCCGCCAGCGTCTGACCATCAGCAAGGGTTACGGTGTGAGTGAAATATACATACCAGAAGGCTCACACTTTGTTGGTGTCTCTATAGCAGCGACCGAACTGGCGGAGCAGGATATCAATGTACTGACACTGTACCGGGGCAGCAAGATCATCCCTAACCCCAAGAAAGAAAGACTGCTGGAAGCTGATGACAAACTGCTGTGTTACGGCAAGCTGGAATCCATGCGCAGCATGGTGCCAGCCAAGACTCGTCGTCGCCGCCGTCCAGAGGTTCTTGATCTGGTCACTGACGTGCCTAATGCTGACACTACAGCCGAATAGTCTGTTACACACCAACTGAAACTGTACAACCTGAAGAGACTGCAAGGCTCCGCTTGCAGTCATCTCTCAATGCAGACGCCACAAAGCATCTGCATTACCCGCATCGAGCAACCTGCGCGCTATTTTGCCGGAAGCACAACTCTGCTTTGTTCATATTTCTTCTCGGCATCGCGCACCAGCTTCTCACCCGACTTGACCATTGATGTGCCATCGGCAAGGTTCTCCTTGCCTTCAGATATCTGGTCGTTGCCCTTACTGACTTTCTTGTTGCCTTTGCGAATCAGCGCCTGACCTTCTTCCCATTGCTCGCCGATGTCCGCAACCGCATTACCTTCGGCCATGACCGTGTCCCCAAACGAGGGACCTGTGCTGGCGCAACCTGAAGCTAACAGGCCAAGCAGAGCCGACAACAGCATTATATTTCTTGATATTTTCATTGGAACACCATGTTTTCAGTAAATTATTGAGTTGATCAGTGGCAAAGCGTCGCGCTTGCTTGTCATTAACCACTAGTTTGAACCCACAGACATCGACCAAAATCGAAAAGTCACAACTTATTCAGGTTACAAACGCTAATTGATAAAAATAATTATTCAATTCGACAATTATTTATAGTTTTACTAATGATCTGAATATGCCGATCATCCTGTCTTCTACTGTGGCAGAGGCTTGCCACAACACCGGAGGGCAAGATGAAAACAGAGATCCAATCCCGTTCAGACATCACTGCAGAAGCAGAGAAACAGCTTATACAGGCTTGTACGCAAAACCACCCGGCCTGGGAAGACCAGTTGATATCCTGGCTGAGTGGTAATGGCGCCTGGTTGCAGCGTCACTGTGTCGCGCTGCTTGGCAATAGCACCGATGCCGAGGACGCCGTGCAAGAGATCACTCTCAAGGTCATACGTGCGATAAGCCGCTTTGAAGGGCGTTCATCGCTACGAACCTGGGTGAGTCGTATTGCGGACAACCACTGCTTCACGTTGATCAAGAAGAAGTCCTCCCGGACTCTGAACGAACACCTTCGCCATTGCCTGACGCTCGCCGAAGAAGACAGGCACACAGAAGCAGCTCCCGATGCCAACGAAGACAGCACTGGGCAAGTTCACTCAACCCTGGACCGTCTGACGAGTACCAACCGGGAAATTCTGGAGCTTCGTTACTTTGAAGAGCTCTCCATCAAACAGATGGCGACGGCACTCAACCTGACTCAAAGCGCCACCAAGATGCGCCTGTACAGAGCCATGGACGTCTTCAAGATCAACTTCCAGAACGTAGCTGCCTGACAAAAAATGTGACTTCCCAGTCACCGCGCTCGTCAGTACTCCCATCAGGACAAAGTTGAACTTCTCACCCCTTACAGTATGAGACTAAAAATCATGTTCATGAAATCAGCCATCAGCGTTGCAATACTCTCGGCAAGCTCTGTTGCCAGTGCAATAGAACTAACAGACTTCCGCGATCCGAACACCTCGTTCGATGAGGCCTATGTTGACTTCAATGCCAACGCGAACTCAGGCAATCAGGACCAGACCAGCTATGACGCTTTCCTCAACGCGTTCTACACGCAACGAACCAGCACCGAGCGAAAAGTGTGGGGCTTCGGTGTTGACGGTAATGCAGATGCATCGCGTGGACCTAACTCGGAAGATAGCTCGAATTCAGATTTCGGTTTCAGTGCTCAAGTCAATTCGGATGTCTATTTCAGTGATCGCAATGACAAGCTCTTCTATTTTGGTGAAGGTAGTTATGCCCATCAGGACTCTGCCATTGATGACAACATTGGTGTCACTGTCGGCCTGGGCTATGGACGCGTCTGGAATGCAACACCGCTGGCAAAGGCGCTGCGTATACAAGAAGCATTAGGTGTTTATGGCTTGCTGTCCAAAGACATGAGCGATGAGGATCTACTGGCGTTGGCAGCCATCATCGGACGCGAAGATGAATACCGTTCCAAAGGCGGTGCCGATGAATACAGAGGTGCCTGGTATGCCGATATGGAGCAGGCCATGGCTGCTGCAGGCGTGTTGCCTGAAGGCGAGCTCAGCGCTCTGGGCACGGTGAAGCTGGACGACATTCTGTTCGATGAACCTATCAGCGCCCGTCGACATGGCTGGCTGGTTCGCGGCGGTGCCGGATTCCAGTCCAGCGATTTTCTGGGCATCGCGGATAACGATCCCAAACTGCTGTTCCAACTTGAATACGCCAAACCCTACGGTTTGCGCGGACAGTTGCTGGAGACCGCCACTTACG is a window encoding:
- a CDS encoding DUF481 domain-containing protein, whose translation is MFMKSAISVAILSASSVASAIELTDFRDPNTSFDEAYVDFNANANSGNQDQTSYDAFLNAFYTQRTSTERKVWGFGVDGNADASRGPNSEDSSNSDFGFSAQVNSDVYFSDRNDKLFYFGEGSYAHQDSAIDDNIGVTVGLGYGRVWNATPLAKALRIQEALGVYGLLSKDMSDEDLLALAAIIGREDEYRSKGGADEYRGAWYADMEQAMAAAGVLPEGELSALGTVKLDDILFDEPISARRHGWLVRGGAGFQSSDFLGIADNDPKLLFQLEYAKPYGLRGQLLETATYEPVFGDNVVQKLSNRLSYSYEISDRVDWINSWDLSFQQADDDDKTRFMSNTLASTMAYHLTNRLDLGLTLAAVDTDDKPNLDRDNDEVATSAIINVRYRVK
- a CDS encoding TrkA C-terminal domain-containing protein, whose amino-acid sequence is MSEIYIPEGSHFVGVSIAATELAEQDINVLTLYRGSKIIPNPKKERLLEADDKLLCYGKLESMRSMVPAKTRRRRRPEVLDLVTDVPNADTTAE
- a CDS encoding RNA polymerase sigma factor, yielding MKTEIQSRSDITAEAEKQLIQACTQNHPAWEDQLISWLSGNGAWLQRHCVALLGNSTDAEDAVQEITLKVIRAISRFEGRSSLRTWVSRIADNHCFTLIKKKSSRTLNEHLRHCLTLAEEDRHTEAAPDANEDSTGQVHSTLDRLTSTNREILELRYFEELSIKQMATALNLTQSATKMRLYRAMDVFKINFQNVAA